Within the Kingella potus genome, the region CACGCCGCGCCCGAACACGAAGGCCTGCTGGGCAGGATGCTGCTCAAAGTGCCGCAGATTGCCGAACAGCACGGCTTGGCCGGCGGCTTCAAAACCCAAATCAACACCGGCAAAGGCGGCGGGCAGGAAGTCTTCCACCTCCACATCCACATCCTCGGCACGCCGGCACAGGCCGTCTGAAAACACCGTTTGCAAGATTAATCTGAACAAGGAAGTGAAAATATGGGTATGAGCAGCATTTGGCACTGGCTGGTGGTTTTGGCGATTGTGGTGCTGTTGTTCGGCACGAAAAAACTGCGCAATGTCGGCAAAGATCTGGGCGGAGCGGTACACGACTTCAAAAAAGGCCTGGAAGAGGGCAGCGAGGGCGGCAAAGACGAAACCGCCGCCGCGCAGAAGTCCGAATCCGAAGACAGCGGCGGCAAAAGCTAGGCCATGTTCGAACTCGGTTTCAGCGAACTGCTGCTGACCGGCATTGTTGCCCTTGTTGTGCTCGGGCCGGAGCGGCTGCCGAAAGTGGCGCGTACCGCCGGGATGTGGCTGGGCAAAGTCCGACGCTTCGCCTCCGGTATGAAAGACGAGTTGGAACGCCAAATCGAAGCCGCCGATTTGCAGGAAGCGAAAGAAGGATTCGAGTCTGCCGTGCGCGGCGTAAAAGACAGCCTGCCCGATATACAGGATGTACGGATGCCTGCGTGGGAACGCCTGCCGCCGCAGCGTACTCCGGCCGATTTCGGCATAGACGAAGCCGCAGCAGGGCAGGGCGGGGCGGCTTACGACCGTACGGCTCCCGTCCATCTGTTTACCCTGCGCCGCCGCGCCATGAACCGCCGCCGCAGCCTGCGCCCGCGTCCCCATGCCCGCCCGAAGCTGCGCGTGCGCCGTGCAGGCCGTCTGAAACCTTAGCGGGGCGATATGAACGAAGAAACCCAAACCCTGATCGAGCATCTGATCGAGCTGCGCCGCCGCCTGATGTGGGTGATGCTGGTCATGCTGGCCGCTTTCGCAGCGGCCATGCCTTTTGCGAAGCAGCTTTACACGTTTGTCGCCCATCCGCTGATGGCGACGCTGCCGCAGGGGGCGCAGATGATTGCCACCGACGTGATCGCGCCGTTTTTCGTGCCGGTAAAGGTAACGCTGATGACGGCGTTTCTGCTGACTCTGCCGCACACGCTGTACCAGATTTGGGCGTTTGTCGCCCCCGCGCTCTATCAGAACGAAAAGCGGCTGGTACTGCCGCTGGTGTTGTCCAGCCTGATTCTGTTTGCCTGCGGCATGGCTTTTGCCTATTTCGCCGTTTTTCCCGTTGTGTTCAAATTCCTTGCCGGAGTAACGCCGCAGGGCGTGAGCATGGCCACCGACATCGACAAATACCTGTCTTTCGTGCTGGGGATGTTTGTTGCCTTCGGCGCGGCATTTGAAGTGCCGATTGTCGTTGTTCTGCTGTACCGCATGGGCGCAGTGTCGATTGCGCAGCTCAAAAGCGCGCGTCCGTATGTGGTTGTCGGCGCATTCGTCTTGGCTGCCGTCATTACTCCGCCCGACGTGCTTTCGCAGGTGCTGATGGCTGTGCCGCTGGTGATTCTGTACGAACTCGGCCTGCTCGCCGCCCGCCTGTTCCGTCCGGTGCGGGCGAAGGACGAAGACGGGATACAAGACTAAACAGCTTGTTTTATAGTGAAACAACACGAAAATATCCGCTATGCTGTTTGCACGGCAGCCAGGGTGTGTCGCTACAAGGCGGCGCACGCGGTTTCAGAATATTTGTAAAACAAAGAACGCGTGCGTCGCTTGGGCGACACACCCTGCTTCATCATCCGCTTTTCCGTTGTCGGTGCAGGTGTCTTTTTTCACCATATAAGATTCAGGCCGTCTGAAAATGGTTTCAGACGGCCTGTTGCGTGCGCGGACGATTAGGGCAGCGGGCGGGTTTCGATCAGCTCGGGATGGTCGGCATGATCAATCAGAATGGCTCGGGTACGCCCCTGCCACAGTTCGCGGAACAGGCGCATCTCGTCGGGCGTGGCGGTGCCGGAAACGGCTTTGGGCATGACATCGGCCATTGCGGGCGCAAAGGGAACGAGTGCCGCATGGTAAAACGCTTCCACGGCCGCGCCGGTATCGCGGCGGCGCAGGGCGAGCGATCCTTCGATGCCGCCGTCGAAAGACAGCAGGTCGCGGCGGGCGAAGCGGCGTTGCATACCGATACCGCCGAAGCCCTGCTCCGCCGCCGCGCCGGTCAGCAGAGTGGCGACGGCGGCGACAACGCCCACCGTACCTTCGTCTTTTGCGCCGCGCATTTGCACTTCGATGCCGCCGCGTTCGGGAATATCACTGCCGTACAGGGCTTTGAGGGCGCGGTATACCATCAGGTACGCGCCGGCAACGGTGGGGCAGGAGTGGCCTGCGAGTTTGACCGCATCGAGGTAGCGGTAGGTAATCAGGCCTTGTTCGGACGCGCCGAGAAAGGCGGCCAGCGGGTCGCGCAGGGTAACGGCGGGAGCTTGGTCGAAGTATGCGGGGAAACCGTTGCTGTTGAAATCAAGGTTCATTGGTTTGTTCCTTTCGGTGGGGTGGAAACGGGTCGGCACGGGCGCGGCTGCCTGTTTTCAGACGGCCTTTGTTTTGCATATGTTTGTTGATACGGCGTTTCAGGCCGTCTGAAAACGGGGGTTTCATCGTTCCGCCGCCCTTTCAGACGGCCTCAGCCGCGCAGTTTTTCCAAAAACGGGTTGAACGCGATTTCCCACAAAAAGCCGTCGGGGTCGGCGATGTAGCCGCTGTATCCGCCCCAAAACACTTTCTGCGGCGTTTTCACTGTTTTTGCTCCGGCGGCGGCAAGCTGCCCGAACAGCGCGTTCACCTCGGCTTCGCTGCCGACATTGTGCGCCAGCGAAAAGCGGGGGAAACCGCTGCTTTCAGACGGCATCTGCGCGTCGGCGGCCAAGGCTTCTTTGCCGAACAGGGCAAACAGCAAACCGCGCCCCGCCTGAAAAAAGCGATGTTTTCATTGCTGCCGTCCGTTTCCCGCCAGCCGAACGCTTCGCGGTAAAAGCGGCGCGACACGGCCAAATCGGCCACGCCCAAAGTGATGAAGTTGATGTGCTGTTCCATCATCGTCTCCGGTTTCGGGTTTCAGGCAGCCTGAGGTTTTTTTCAGACGGCCTGTTAAAAATCGGCCATCTTGCGCAAGGTGTTGCCGTTGCGCGTGGTCAGGCGGAGGCCGAGCTGCTTTTCCAGAAACGCATTGCCCAATTTGCTGCGGGAAGCGTCCTGCGGAATATACGAATAGGCGGCACACGGGCGGATATGCAGTTTCTCCGCACCGAAATCCTGCCCGCCCAAACCGGCGGTGTCGGCCAGCGGCGTGTTGCACAAAGTGTAAAACACGCGCTTGGGGTCGTATGCGCTGCCTGCAAACGGGTTGCCGTCCAATATTTCGCGCAACTGCTCGGGCGTTTTGACGACAACCACCAAATTCGCATTCAGATTCCCGTGCAGCAGCCCGTGTATCCGCGCGGCGGTTTCGTCCGCTGCCCACGGGCTTTCCAGCGCGATGTTGCCGCTCTGTATCCATGTCCGCACGTTGCCAAAACCGCCGCCGCCCAATACGGTGCGGATGTCTGCCATTCTGACGGCGTTTTTGCCGCGTGGCATCACACCGCGCAGGAAGGCAATCAGGGTCGGGCTGCTCATGGCTTAATCCTTGCAAATATTGTTCAGGCCGTCTGAAAACACCAAATCTACCTGCCATCGCGCTTCGGCCGATGTGATGCTGTGATAGAAATCGTGTTGGTCGGGGCAGGGGAGGGCGGGTAAGCCGTTGTGCGGTTTGCCAGCAGGTATAGGTTAGCGGGTTTCTTTCGGTTTTGCGGCGGATCGGGCTGTTCGGACGGCCTGCCGCCCTACTGCGCCGCGCCGATAAAGGCCAGAAACTCCTGCTCGGTCATTTTCGGCGTATCGTCGGCCAGCGTGTAATACGGTGCTTTGCAGTCGATAAACATCTGCATCTCCAGCTTGAAGGCGGCGTTGTCGGCAAACAGTCCGGCGTTTACATAATAATCATCACCCACCTGCACAAACAGGTCTGTGCCGCACTGTTTGCAAAACGCCCGCTGCGCCCATTCGGTCGACCGGTAACGGCTGATATTTCCGCCGCCGCTGATTTCGGGCGGCTCGGACGCGGTGAGGGCAAACGCCGCGCCGCCGCTTCTGCTGCGGCATCTGCCGCAATGGCAGGCGTGCACTTGGCCGTTGTGCGCCACTTTGAGCGATACCGCGCCGCACAGGCAGCGGGCGTTGGTTTCGGTGTGTGCGGTGTTTGTATCTGTCATCGTATTGTTCCTGATTCTGTTTCGGTGAATAAGGTTGGGAAACGTGCGGATGCCCTATATCGGCAAAACAGCGGCAGGCCGTCTGAAAACGGCTGCCGCTGTTTTTACTGCCGTTCCGTCAGTCGCGGCGGGTTTCGATTTGCACCATTTCTGCTGCGGCAACGGCTGCTGTTTCGCGGCGCGGCAGATCGGAGCGGTGCGGACGCTTGGGCAGATCGGGTTCGGGCGCGGGTGCGGACAAGGCTTCAGGACGGGTCTGCACCAGTATCATGCCCGCAGGGGCGGCAGGCAGTTCGACCGGCTGTTCGTCGGCAGCCGCCGTTTGGCGGGCGGATTTGCCGCGTTTGTCGGCGTTTTCAGACGGCCTTTGCGCAGCTTCGGCGTTTGTTTCCGTCTGTGCTCCGCTGTCGGCCTGCGTCATCACGCGGGCGACGGCGGCCAGCACTTTTTCGCTGCTTTCGCTGACAAGGGCGGCATCGGCGGCCGGCGGTACGGCAGGGGTGTCTTCCTGCGGCGCGGGGATGGTAATGACCAGCGGGGCGTTGTTGTCGTGCTGCGGCAGTACGGCGGCGGGCGCGGGCGCGGTTGCTCCGAAAACGTGGGCGACGGCGGCGCGTACCTTTTCCGCTGCTTCGTCTATCATCAGATACTGCTCGATTTTGGCGGCGGAGGGGACGTTGCGCT harbors:
- a CDS encoding DUF1697 domain-containing protein, coding for MSSPTLIAFLRGVMPRGKNAVRMADIRTVLGGGGFGNVRTWIQSGNIALESPWAADETAARIHGLLHGNLNANLVVVVKTPEQLREILDGNPFAGSAYDPKRVFYTLCNTPLADTAGLGGQDFGAEKLHIRPCAAYSYIPQDASRSKLGNAFLEKQLGLRLTTRNGNTLRKMADF
- the tatC gene encoding twin-arginine translocase subunit TatC codes for the protein MNEETQTLIEHLIELRRRLMWVMLVMLAAFAAAMPFAKQLYTFVAHPLMATLPQGAQMIATDVIAPFFVPVKVTLMTAFLLTLPHTLYQIWAFVAPALYQNEKRLVLPLVLSSLILFACGMAFAYFAVFPVVFKFLAGVTPQGVSMATDIDKYLSFVLGMFVAFGAAFEVPIVVVLLYRMGAVSIAQLKSARPYVVVGAFVLAAVITPPDVLSQVLMAVPLVILYELGLLAARLFRPVRAKDEDGIQD
- a CDS encoding VOC family protein, which translates into the protein MLFALFGKEALAADAQMPSESSGFPRFSLAHNVGSEAEVNALFGQLAAAGAKTVKTPQKVFWGGYSGYIADPDGFLWEIAFNPFLEKLRG
- a CDS encoding histidine triad nucleotide-binding protein, which gives rise to MSDCIFCKIADGKIPAAAVYEDGEMLCFKDINPAAPVHLLLIPKTHFDSLAHAAPEHEGLLGRMLLKVPQIAEQHGLAGGFKTQINTGKGGGQEVFHLHIHILGTPAQAV
- a CDS encoding VOC family protein, which gives rise to MMEQHINFITLGVADLAVSRRFYREAFGWRETDGSNENIAFFRRGAVCCLPCSAKKPWPPTRRCRLKAAVSPAFRWRTMSAAKPR
- a CDS encoding GFA family protein, producing MTDTNTAHTETNARCLCGAVSLKVAHNGQVHACHCGRCRSRSGGAAFALTASEPPEISGGGNISRYRSTEWAQRAFCKQCGTDLFVQVGDDYYVNAGLFADNAAFKLEMQMFIDCKAPYYTLADDTPKMTEQEFLAFIGAAQ
- the tatB gene encoding Sec-independent protein translocase protein TatB, which encodes MFELGFSELLLTGIVALVVLGPERLPKVARTAGMWLGKVRRFASGMKDELERQIEAADLQEAKEGFESAVRGVKDSLPDIQDVRMPAWERLPPQRTPADFGIDEAAAGQGGAAYDRTAPVHLFTLRRRAMNRRRSLRPRPHARPKLRVRRAGRLKP
- the tatA gene encoding Sec-independent protein translocase subunit TatA, translating into MGMSSIWHWLVVLAIVVLLFGTKKLRNVGKDLGGAVHDFKKGLEEGSEGGKDETAAAQKSESEDSGGKS